The Candidatus Omnitrophota bacterium genome window below encodes:
- a CDS encoding prepilin-type N-terminal cleavage/methylation domain-containing protein encodes MFKPKTGFTLIEIMMVMAIVSLLVSVAIVEGVQFRKQANESNCMANLKAIASGFEVYSARHAGVYAPAEETNLQFLIDDNCLFQDLISIGQIGNFRYIINSVNPAGYDIKALSVNPALADHNYQISTGGILKRSDTSVSNDMDFKDF; translated from the coding sequence ATGTTTAAGCCAAAAACTGGGTTTACACTTATTGAGATAATGATGGTTATGGCCATTGTTTCTCTTCTTGTCTCTGTGGCTATTGTTGAGGGTGTACAATTTAGAAAACAGGCTAACGAATCTAATTGTATGGCTAATCTTAAGGCTATTGCCAGCGGTTTTGAAGTATATTCAGCACGCCATGCTGGAGTATACGCTCCTGCGGAGGAAACAAATTTACAATTTCTTATCGACGATAATTGTCTTTTCCAGGATTTAATCAGCATAGGCCAAATCGGTAATTTCCGTTATATCATTAATTCGGTAAATCCTGCAGGTTATGATATCAAAGCTTTGAGTGTAAATCCGGCACTAGCTGACCATAATTATCAGATTTCTACCGGAGGCATCCTCAAGCGTTCCGATACTTCCGTATCCAATGACATGGATTTTAAGGATTTCTAA
- a CDS encoding glycosyltransferase family 2 protein yields MNIPIIKITYFIFIFFFGYFLLLLVFYLFLAFLSFIEGKKRSWESQTEDYPLVYLASNAISVSIIMPARNEEGWIADALLSVLNLNYPKFEVIIVDDGSKDKTLETVDKILKLELLDIPYIKHYKDGVVLKVFKSLKYPFVTVISKDAGMKKAGAVNAGLNFARNEYVCFVDADTVLEQDALLKVMAYVDRDPDKIIGIGSYFGLSNDLKIKEGRILDRHFSFNPLIAYQNLEYIRSFIGNRIGWSKYNAMPVVAGGFSMWRRDILYELGGFSADFTCEDIEFTFRAHDYLVKNKDKDYRIVMLPYSVGWTEGPANITSIISQRSRWQRVTDETVARYKYMILNPRFGAFAFITLPYFLLYEVFGVFFEVASIFFVGLGWALGALDLRVFILFTLFMSLTQAFISIFSIFSSIRIQRLFPLRYIMYLIFLSLTEFLWYRWIISAARLLGTYTFLRGVKEFDQYKRVRRA; encoded by the coding sequence TTTTTTTCTTCGGTTACTTTCTACTTCTTCTGGTTTTTTACTTGTTCCTGGCGTTTCTTAGTTTTATTGAAGGAAAAAAAAGGTCGTGGGAGAGTCAGACAGAAGATTATCCTTTGGTTTACCTAGCTAGTAACGCCATATCTGTAAGTATTATTATGCCGGCCAGGAATGAAGAAGGGTGGATAGCCGATGCTTTATTGTCTGTTCTCAACCTTAACTATCCTAAATTTGAAGTCATTATCGTTGATGACGGCTCTAAGGATAAAACCTTAGAGACAGTGGATAAGATTTTGAAATTAGAGCTTCTGGATATACCGTATATAAAACATTATAAAGATGGTGTTGTGCTAAAGGTATTTAAGAGCTTAAAATATCCTTTTGTTACAGTGATAAGCAAGGATGCGGGCATGAAGAAAGCCGGGGCGGTTAATGCCGGGCTCAATTTCGCCAGGAATGAATATGTGTGTTTTGTTGACGCTGATACTGTGCTTGAGCAGGATGCGTTACTGAAAGTAATGGCCTACGTTGACCGGGATCCGGATAAGATTATAGGGATTGGCAGTTACTTTGGGCTTTCTAATGACCTTAAAATAAAAGAGGGGAGAATTTTAGATAGGCATTTTTCCTTTAACCCGTTAATAGCTTATCAGAACCTGGAATATATCCGTTCTTTTATAGGTAATCGTATCGGCTGGAGTAAGTATAATGCCATGCCGGTTGTGGCAGGGGGATTTAGCATGTGGCGCAGGGACATTTTGTATGAATTAGGCGGTTTCTCGGCGGATTTTACCTGTGAAGATATCGAGTTTACTTTTCGCGCCCATGATTATTTAGTGAAGAACAAGGATAAGGATTATAGGATAGTTATGTTGCCGTATTCGGTTGGATGGACCGAAGGGCCAGCCAACATAACTTCTATTATCTCGCAGCGTAGCCGTTGGCAGAGGGTTACGGATGAAACTGTGGCACGCTATAAATATATGATCCTTAATCCGCGTTTTGGCGCCTTCGCATTTATTACTCTTCCCTATTTTCTACTTTATGAAGTTTTCGGAGTTTTTTTTGAGGTTGCAAGTATTTTTTTTGTTGGTTTAGGGTGGGCGCTGGGTGCGTTGGATTTAAGGGTTTTTATTTTATTTACTTTGTTTATGTCTTTGACTCAGGCATTCATCTCTATCTTTTCCATATTTTCGTCCATACGTATTCAAAGGCTGTTCCCATTGCGTTATATAATGTATCTCATATTCCTTAGCCTTACTGAGTTTTTGTGGTATAGGTGGATAATTTCCGCTGCAAGGTTATTAGGGACCTATACTTTTTTAAGAGGGGTAAAAGAGTTTGATCAATATAAGAGGGTTAGGAGGGCGTAG
- a CDS encoding tetratricopeptide repeat protein, whose protein sequence is MKIKFFVFILIATVCFLAYFTSLGNPFIWDDEALVVQNTLIRSVQNLPLSFTNDLYFGVNSGSNFYRPLQTISYIFDYHFWQLEPSGFHLTNIILQIGVSFLVFLLIFNLIENLPVAIASAVFFAASPIHTEAVTYISGRAEMLMGLFVILSLLFFIRSQNNIKRPLFLYILSIFSFVLAILSKEVAIVFPFIICGYIFFFLKEKLKKKHYFVKTIFPYFVISIIYLLLRLTLFNFLTLRPPALANVSWFIRLSVFPKVILTYFKLLFFPVGLHMNRELLRPTSPVGILVAVFFIGLIIFTCWRYLIYREKNKVVSFMLLWSLVFFIPQSGIFPINAFVAEHFIYLPSISFFMLVAYIFHRALRKGLFILVVGLFTVFYIILSAGRNFEWRNPLVFYKNIIKYSPNSFQAHNNLGLQYEYLGRLKEAENEYKRAIEIKSDLIEAHSNLANLYFKLKLYNQAKAEYILLEKSQLGAKAAEVYNNLGNIYEVTRFLDDAIVKYNQALKLDPSLKFTHFNLARIYLVRGNFDLAVSHILGSLGESGLGTDTLKRKIIADFLKNTTFINNAAMFYNNLGINFAQNNLWNQAVSAFICALDLDPKSCDYYYNLGLAYLNKGEDAKAKFALNKALKINPNHIRAKRLIADKK, encoded by the coding sequence ATGAAAATTAAATTTTTTGTTTTTATTCTAATTGCTACTGTATGTTTTCTTGCTTATTTTACTAGCCTGGGAAATCCTTTTATTTGGGATGATGAGGCCTTGGTGGTTCAAAATACACTTATCCGCAGTGTGCAGAATTTACCTTTAAGTTTTACCAACGATCTTTACTTTGGAGTAAATAGTGGCTCTAACTTTTATCGTCCGCTTCAAACTATCTCCTATATATTTGATTATCATTTCTGGCAGTTAGAACCTTCGGGCTTTCATTTAACCAATATTATTTTGCAAATTGGTGTTTCTTTTTTGGTTTTTCTTCTCATATTTAATCTGATTGAAAATTTGCCTGTGGCAATAGCCAGCGCTGTTTTTTTTGCTGCCAGCCCTATTCATACTGAGGCTGTTACTTATATTTCGGGCAGGGCAGAGATGCTTATGGGACTTTTTGTGATTCTTAGCCTTTTGTTTTTTATCAGAAGCCAAAATAATATTAAAAGGCCACTTTTTCTCTATATTTTATCCATATTTAGTTTTGTATTGGCCATATTATCTAAAGAGGTTGCCATCGTTTTTCCTTTTATAATTTGCGGTTATATTTTTTTCTTCCTGAAGGAAAAATTAAAAAAAAAGCATTATTTTGTCAAAACCATTTTTCCATATTTTGTTATAAGTATAATTTATCTTCTCTTAAGGTTAACCCTATTTAATTTTTTAACCTTACGTCCTCCTGCCTTGGCCAATGTTTCCTGGTTTATCCGCTTGAGTGTTTTTCCTAAAGTTATCCTTACTTATTTTAAGCTACTTTTTTTTCCGGTTGGCCTGCATATGAATAGGGAGTTGCTTAGGCCTACAAGCCCTGTTGGCATCTTAGTGGCTGTATTTTTTATTGGGTTAATTATTTTTACCTGTTGGCGTTATCTTATCTATCGAGAGAAAAACAAAGTTGTTTCATTTATGCTTCTTTGGTCGTTGGTTTTTTTTATTCCCCAATCCGGAATTTTTCCTATCAATGCTTTTGTTGCCGAACATTTTATTTATCTTCCATCGATAAGTTTCTTTATGCTGGTTGCCTATATTTTTCATAGGGCCTTAAGAAAAGGATTATTTATTCTAGTGGTAGGGTTATTTACTGTATTTTATATTATTCTTTCTGCCGGCAGAAATTTTGAGTGGAGGAACCCGTTAGTTTTTTATAAAAATATTATCAAGTATTCTCCAAACAGCTTTCAGGCACATAATAATTTGGGCCTGCAATATGAATATCTTGGGCGCCTTAAAGAAGCAGAAAATGAGTATAAGAGAGCCATAGAGATTAAATCGGATTTAATTGAGGCCCATTCAAATTTAGCTAATCTTTATTTTAAACTAAAACTTTATAATCAGGCAAAAGCCGAATACATTTTATTGGAAAAAAGCCAGCTTGGCGCAAAAGCTGCAGAGGTGTATAATAATTTGGGGAATATTTATGAAGTTACGAGGTTTCTGGATGATGCAATTGTAAAATACAATCAGGCGCTTAAACTTGATCCGAGCCTTAAATTTACGCATTTTAACCTGGCACGCATTTATTTGGTCAGAGGTAATTTTGATTTGGCGGTATCTCATATTTTAGGGTCTTTGGGTGAATCTGGGCTTGGCACTGATACGCTAAAACGTAAAATTATTGCTGATTTCCTTAAAAATACAACTTTTATTAATAATGCCGCTATGTTTTATAATAATTTAGGAATCAATTTTGCCCAAAATAATCTTTGGAACCAGGCAGTTAGCGCTTTTATTTGCGCCTTGGATCTGGATCCAAAATCCTGCGATTACTATTATAATTTGGGTTTAGCTTATTTGAATAAAGGGGAGGATGCTAAGGCAAAATTTGCTTTAAATAAGGCTTTAAAAATTAATCCTAATCATATCAGGGCCAAGAGGTTAATAGCTGATAAAAAGTAA
- a CDS encoding prepilin-type N-terminal cleavage/methylation domain-containing protein, whose amino-acid sequence MNRKGFTLVEIMIVVAIIALLAAIAVPNLLTARRTANEAAAKATVRSLSTAAETFSTSHSGAYPTAVGAGGLQDFIASAGNYCADAGGGTTAVQGYNYACTLTAGGYTFVASPVTQGTTGSVTYTASTGGVLTPL is encoded by the coding sequence ATGAATAGAAAAGGTTTTACACTCGTCGAAATTATGATCGTAGTTGCGATTATTGCATTATTAGCTGCGATTGCAGTACCTAATTTGCTTACTGCAAGAAGGACAGCTAATGAGGCAGCAGCAAAAGCTACAGTACGTAGTTTATCTACTGCGGCAGAAACCTTCTCAACCAGTCACAGTGGTGCCTATCCTACAGCTGTAGGTGCAGGTGGTTTGCAAGATTTTATAGCCTCTGCAGGCAACTATTGCGCTGACGCAGGTGGTGGAACTACTGCTGTTCAGGGTTATAACTATGCTTGTACTTTAACTGCAGGCGGTTATACCTTTGTAGCTAGTCCTGTTACTCAAGGAACAACCGGAAGCGTAACTTATACAGCTTCTACAGGTGGAGTGCTTACACCATTATAA